One Opitutus sp. ER46 genomic region harbors:
- a CDS encoding prolyl oligopeptidase family serine peptidase yields the protein MSSCVRSILACVAPALLLVLSPTAARASDVTRGQLTALLSPDRIIAATLAPDGRHVAFVAQEPDRTSLLIRDLDAAAAETVTVWSGAGTARTFSFRATASFSDRVNFLGWADAQTFVYGLHEGADGHGPELELHVVDASGRNRRRLIDSDSLAVVHGSGSEAKARPFIVLGFAAGAAPEVLVQVGSGIAGVEVLAIDPQTGRRRTIADERRRGRYLCDATGEPRIFCPFEEDAGKDPQFEYRPAHSKRWQALEQRVPELRFRASDSAYFEPHAFPLGFGGESEGLYFATNVGRDTYAVRLLRLEREAHTACVAEDAAYDLAKPDDAFGEGPLVFDRARRLAGVRRPAAGAGTRWLNPELQRLQDELDARFVGASVTIIEWTEAYDRVLVHVAEDGTAGRLHLARRGATLEVAEILRPLDPTSAEARPTVLPLVVTAPAGHTLSGCITLAHEPRRDPAPLVVVLHDLLRPALQTADPSVPWRPISRRHRLAQSLAAFGFHVLEVECRGTSGRGAAFRNTLKDAPVRAPLDDVQAMLAAAARVQACDVRRVSIVGEGYGGLLALRALGLFPNQFRAAVSIQAPMDLAAWIQAPVTAPLLPIDEKPLPFEGGEGRPMLIAPAVRGPHWRRSAWQMRFGAFFGGNAAWLREASVTTDVGALGAPVLVLEDPAPLLQPGPGGRELYHRVKRAGKAAEYRALHGPLLAGAVEEQLAAVTHLAGFLNTHLYDYAVQVGAEKEVP from the coding sequence GTGTCGTCCTGCGTCAGATCGATTCTCGCCTGCGTCGCCCCGGCGCTTCTCCTCGTGCTCTCGCCCACCGCCGCGCGTGCGTCGGATGTGACGCGTGGGCAGCTGACAGCGCTCCTGAGCCCCGATCGGATCATTGCCGCCACGCTCGCTCCCGATGGTCGCCATGTCGCCTTTGTGGCCCAGGAGCCGGACCGGACGTCGCTGCTAATCCGTGATCTGGACGCCGCCGCGGCGGAGACCGTCACGGTGTGGAGCGGAGCTGGGACGGCGCGGACCTTTTCGTTTCGAGCGACGGCGTCGTTCTCGGATCGGGTGAACTTTCTTGGGTGGGCGGATGCCCAGACCTTCGTGTACGGGCTGCACGAGGGGGCAGACGGGCATGGTCCCGAGCTGGAACTGCACGTGGTGGACGCCAGCGGTCGCAATCGCCGCAGGCTGATCGACTCCGACTCACTGGCGGTGGTTCACGGCTCCGGCAGCGAGGCGAAGGCGAGGCCTTTCATTGTCCTTGGTTTTGCTGCCGGCGCCGCGCCTGAGGTTCTGGTGCAGGTCGGCTCCGGCATTGCGGGCGTCGAGGTCCTGGCGATCGATCCGCAGACGGGACGGCGCCGGACGATCGCCGATGAACGGCGGAGAGGACGCTACCTGTGCGACGCGACAGGCGAGCCACGGATTTTCTGCCCATTTGAGGAGGACGCGGGCAAGGACCCCCAGTTCGAATACCGCCCCGCCCACAGCAAGCGCTGGCAAGCGCTCGAGCAACGCGTCCCTGAACTACGCTTCCGGGCCAGCGACTCCGCGTATTTCGAACCACACGCCTTCCCGCTGGGCTTTGGTGGCGAGAGCGAGGGGCTGTACTTTGCGACAAACGTGGGACGGGACACGTACGCCGTGCGCCTGCTGAGGCTGGAACGTGAGGCGCACACGGCGTGTGTTGCCGAGGACGCCGCGTACGACCTTGCCAAGCCGGATGACGCCTTCGGTGAGGGGCCGCTGGTGTTCGATCGTGCGCGCCGGCTGGCGGGGGTCCGGCGACCGGCCGCTGGGGCCGGCACACGCTGGCTCAACCCTGAACTGCAACGGCTGCAGGACGAGTTGGACGCCCGGTTCGTCGGTGCATCCGTGACGATCATCGAGTGGACGGAGGCGTACGATCGCGTGCTGGTTCACGTCGCGGAAGACGGTACCGCTGGACGGCTGCATCTCGCACGCCGCGGCGCCACGCTCGAGGTCGCGGAGATTCTCCGTCCGTTGGACCCGACGTCGGCGGAGGCGCGGCCGACGGTCCTGCCGCTGGTGGTTACAGCGCCCGCCGGGCACACGCTCTCCGGGTGCATCACGTTGGCGCACGAACCCCGGCGCGATCCGGCTCCGTTGGTTGTTGTCCTGCATGACCTGCTCCGACCGGCACTGCAGACCGCGGACCCATCGGTTCCGTGGCGACCCATCAGTCGTCGGCATCGGCTGGCCCAGTCGCTCGCCGCGTTTGGTTTTCATGTGCTCGAAGTCGAGTGCCGCGGCACGTCGGGGCGGGGGGCGGCATTTCGGAACACGCTCAAAGATGCTCCGGTTCGCGCGCCGCTCGACGATGTACAGGCGATGCTGGCGGCCGCCGCTCGGGTACAGGCGTGCGACGTCCGGCGCGTTTCGATCGTCGGGGAAGGCTATGGTGGTTTGCTCGCGCTGCGTGCGCTGGGGTTGTTTCCGAACCAGTTCCGCGCCGCGGTGAGCATCCAGGCACCGATGGATCTCGCCGCCTGGATTCAGGCGCCAGTCACCGCGCCCCTGTTGCCAATCGATGAGAAGCCGCTGCCCTTCGAAGGAGGCGAGGGACGGCCGATGTTGATTGCGCCAGCGGTTCGCGGCCCGCACTGGCGGCGGTCGGCCTGGCAGATGCGTTTCGGAGCATTTTTCGGCGGGAATGCCGCCTGGTTGCGCGAGGCCTCGGTCACGACTGACGTCGGCGCGCTCGGAGCCCCGGTGCTCGTGCTCGAAGATCCAGCGCCGCTCCTGCAGCCGGGCCCGGGCGGACGCGAACTGTACCACCGCGTGAAGCGTGCGGGCAAAGCGGCGGAGTACCGCGCGCTGCACGGCCCGCTGCTGGCAGGCGCGGTGGAGGAGCAACTCGCCGCGGTGACGCATCTAGCCGGGTTCCTGAACACCCACCTCTACGATTACGCGGTGCAAGTTGGGGCCGAGAAGGAGGTGCCGTGA
- a CDS encoding IS110 family transposase produces the protein MNTTTEPVRSYVGVDISKEALDVSLSAQGSERHHNNAAGIAGLVKRLGQMPGPVHVICEPSGGYEQALLEALWAAGLPVSLVNAARVRSFARAQGLLAKTDAIDACVLRAFGELLRPAQTAAPAPSRRRLAALVQRREQLVDLIPMEEQRLTQTREAVLKKLTRHLLTELHKQVQQLEELIKAQIDDDATLRGQNARLQQVKGVGKVTAATVLAELPELGKLNRRQVGALAGVAPYNRDSGNLRGRRTIRGGRIKVRRVLYMAATVAVRFNPILKTFYQRLLSVGKPKKVALTAVMRKLIVLLNHLLKDPQFCLA, from the coding sequence ATGAACACCACGACCGAACCAGTTCGGTCGTACGTTGGCGTCGATATCAGCAAGGAAGCGTTGGATGTATCGCTCTCGGCCCAGGGCTCCGAGCGGCATCACAATAATGCGGCCGGCATCGCCGGGTTGGTTAAGAGGTTGGGCCAGATGCCTGGCCCAGTGCACGTGATCTGTGAACCCAGTGGCGGTTATGAACAGGCGTTGCTGGAAGCGTTATGGGCGGCGGGTCTTCCCGTCAGCTTAGTCAACGCGGCGCGGGTGCGTTCCTTTGCCCGGGCGCAAGGCCTGCTCGCCAAAACCGATGCGATCGATGCGTGCGTCCTGCGCGCGTTTGGCGAACTCCTTCGGCCCGCGCAGACGGCGGCGCCTGCGCCCTCCCGTCGTCGACTGGCCGCGCTGGTGCAGCGCCGGGAACAACTCGTGGATCTCATCCCCATGGAAGAACAGCGCCTGACGCAAACGCGTGAGGCCGTCCTCAAAAAGTTAACGCGGCACTTACTGACGGAGCTGCACAAGCAGGTGCAGCAGCTCGAGGAGCTCATCAAAGCGCAGATCGATGATGACGCCACCTTGCGCGGACAGAACGCACGGCTGCAACAGGTCAAAGGCGTTGGGAAGGTGACCGCCGCCACGGTCCTCGCCGAGCTGCCCGAACTGGGAAAACTCAACCGCAGGCAGGTCGGAGCCCTCGCCGGAGTCGCCCCTTACAACCGCGACAGCGGCAACCTGCGAGGTCGCCGTACCATCCGGGGTGGACGAATTAAGGTGCGCCGAGTCCTCTACATGGCCGCCACCGTGGCCGTGCGCTTCAACCCAATCCTAAAGACCTTCTACCAACGACTCCTCTCCGTTGGTAAGCCCAAGAAAGTCGCCCTCACGGCGGTGATGCGTAAGCTCATCGTACTCCTCAACCACCTCCTCAAAGACCCTCAATTTTGTCTCGCCTGA
- a CDS encoding prolyl oligopeptidase family serine peptidase: MSYPGRYFTFLALMAALVAPVERASAARPRDPSRDELAELFQTSRLSQVLLSPDGQRYAYVVTERGATTLLTRKLNDPEAREALFVELRSSNPRESPNLGYFGWADAETLVYLITFPDRPPGRDQELRAVRADGRDNRLLLQPADMPEYVVFSDETDGPALNIRRSMRVLGFAPDVPDTVLVEIAGHVGARGRYDVARVNWRTGARTRQPGDDREGRLLFDASGVARVYESPRVTPSILTSIRGAKPDLPWLSSQQSVHVRGPGQSRWKPLARLGEAAALHFDHGPMDEFKPRSVPLAIGADPRLLYFASNVGRDTTGLYALDLDTGKRTDFAVESAEYDIMDVQEVFNPRALVFDRRRVLVGVRLPGVPATTRWFDPVLEQRQREATARFPEREVQILGWSEARDVVLLAVLPAGGFVRYIVMRAGQPPQFTEILRRLAFSGDLPRPRTVPVDFTTPAGVRLTGAVTLPRMPRSNPPALIVRCRDLPGSAILPMLSQRESQVLAAYGFMVLDLNHRGFSGLGTRHRDAIRGAWERVPLEDIRAALGWLGEHHPYDRRRVGLFGEGFGGYLALRALQQEPQLFRCAVVFHGPAELHGWVAGIAANSMSLPEANPLIARRRAFFNFSPAAPEPPSVLSTAADLRRPVMLVADPTRLDPVADQARTLRDKLKAAGTEVEYLELSGTLARQDATNAARVFERIGRFYAGRMYDYRVEVGAEREVD, from the coding sequence GTGTCCTACCCCGGCCGATACTTCACTTTTCTGGCGCTGATGGCGGCGTTGGTTGCGCCCGTTGAACGGGCGTCAGCCGCGCGCCCGCGCGATCCGTCGCGGGACGAACTTGCCGAACTGTTCCAGACCTCGCGGTTGTCGCAGGTCCTGCTCTCTCCGGACGGGCAGCGGTACGCCTACGTCGTGACCGAGCGCGGGGCGACGACCTTGCTGACGCGGAAGCTCAACGACCCGGAGGCGCGCGAGGCCTTGTTTGTCGAACTGAGGTCCAGCAATCCGCGCGAGTCGCCCAATCTGGGATACTTCGGTTGGGCCGATGCCGAGACACTGGTGTATCTGATCACTTTCCCGGACCGGCCGCCGGGTCGGGACCAGGAACTCCGGGCCGTGCGCGCGGACGGCCGGGATAACCGGCTCCTGCTGCAACCGGCCGACATGCCGGAGTACGTCGTTTTCAGCGACGAGACGGATGGGCCCGCCCTCAATATCCGCCGAAGCATGCGTGTGCTGGGTTTTGCACCCGATGTGCCGGACACGGTGTTGGTGGAGATCGCCGGCCATGTCGGCGCGCGGGGACGATATGACGTCGCGCGCGTCAACTGGCGCACCGGCGCGCGCACCCGCCAACCCGGCGACGACCGCGAAGGCCGCCTGCTGTTCGATGCCTCAGGCGTCGCCCGCGTGTACGAGTCGCCGCGCGTGACGCCGTCGATATTAACGAGCATTCGCGGCGCAAAGCCGGACCTGCCGTGGCTGTCATCCCAGCAGTCGGTTCACGTGCGCGGTCCCGGGCAGAGCCGCTGGAAACCCCTGGCGCGGCTGGGGGAGGCGGCCGCCCTGCATTTCGATCACGGCCCGATGGACGAGTTCAAGCCGCGCTCGGTGCCGCTCGCGATCGGCGCGGATCCGCGACTGCTCTATTTTGCGTCCAACGTCGGCCGCGACACCACCGGCCTCTACGCGCTCGACCTAGACACCGGCAAGCGCACCGACTTTGCGGTCGAGTCGGCGGAGTACGATATCATGGACGTGCAGGAGGTCTTTAACCCGCGCGCGCTCGTGTTCGACCGCCGGCGTGTCCTGGTCGGGGTAAGGTTGCCCGGGGTGCCGGCAACGACGCGGTGGTTCGATCCCGTGCTGGAGCAACGGCAACGCGAGGCGACGGCCCGTTTTCCGGAACGCGAGGTGCAGATCCTGGGCTGGAGCGAGGCGCGTGACGTGGTGCTGCTGGCGGTGCTGCCCGCGGGAGGTTTTGTCCGGTACATCGTGATGCGGGCCGGCCAGCCGCCGCAGTTCACCGAGATTCTGCGTCGTCTCGCGTTCAGCGGCGACCTGCCCCGGCCGCGCACCGTCCCGGTTGACTTCACCACGCCGGCGGGCGTGCGGCTGACCGGCGCGGTGACGCTGCCGCGTATGCCCCGGAGCAACCCTCCGGCCCTGATCGTGCGGTGTCGCGACCTGCCCGGCTCCGCGATCCTGCCGATGCTCTCCCAGCGCGAATCGCAGGTGCTCGCCGCCTATGGTTTCATGGTGCTCGACCTGAATCACCGCGGATTTTCCGGCCTTGGCACGCGGCACCGCGACGCGATCCGGGGCGCGTGGGAACGAGTGCCGCTCGAGGATATTCGGGCCGCGCTGGGCTGGCTGGGCGAACACCACCCGTACGATCGTCGCCGGGTGGGGCTTTTCGGCGAAGGCTTCGGCGGATACCTGGCGCTCCGCGCTCTGCAACAGGAGCCGCAGCTGTTCCGCTGCGCCGTGGTGTTTCACGGCCCCGCCGAACTCCACGGCTGGGTGGCTGGCATCGCCGCAAACTCGATGTCCCTGCCGGAGGCGAATCCGCTGATCGCCCGCCGCCGCGCCTTCTTCAATTTCTCGCCGGCCGCGCCTGAGCCTCCGTCGGTCCTGAGCACCGCTGCGGATCTGCGCCGACCGGTCATGCTCGTCGCCGATCCGACACGGCTCGATCCCGTGGCCGACCAGGCCCGGACCCTGCGCGACAAACTCAAGGCGGCGGGAACCGAGGTTGAGTACCTGGAGTTGTCCGGAACGCTGGCGCGCCAGGACGCAACGAACGCCGCGCGCGTGTTTGAGCGCATCGGCCGATTCTACGCCGGGAGAATGTACGACTATCGCGTCGAGGTTGGCGCAGAGCGGGAGGTCGATTGA
- a CDS encoding alpha-N-arabinofuranosidase — MNPKTLLISACMLLAAPFAFSATAPAQLTLDASKTGPVINRNIYGQFAEHLGRCIYEGIWVGENSTIPNTKGYRNDVIAAIRELNVPVLRWPGGCFADEYHWRDGIGPRESRPAMINTHWGGVVENNHFGTHEFLDFCELLGIQPYVCVNVGSGSVQEASEWVEYMTSDANSPLANLRRKNGRDKPWKVPFVAVGNENWGCGGNMTAQFYVDNYRRYNTYVRNYAGSRIQRVAGGPSDSDYNWTEVLMKSAAKQMNGLSLHYYTRTNPGWPPRGSATEFGENLWFGVLKNTLVMDELVTKHGEIMDKYDPEKKVGLVVDEWGTWYEKTPGSHEGFLEQQNTMRDALVAALNLHIFQRHADRVSMANIAQFINVLQAMILTDKEKMIVTPTYHVFAMFKAHQGATSIPFQLTSPNYTFEGASIPAVSASASRDAQGRIHVSFANCDPNNAVVVECKLTGVTAKAVSGRVLTAAAMNAHNTFAQPDAVKPADFKDAQLNGETLRVTLPSKSVVMLEL; from the coding sequence ATGAACCCCAAAACCCTGCTCATCTCCGCCTGCATGCTGCTCGCGGCACCGTTCGCCTTTTCGGCAACTGCTCCGGCCCAGTTGACGCTCGATGCGTCGAAGACCGGCCCGGTAATCAACCGCAACATCTACGGCCAGTTCGCCGAGCACCTCGGCCGCTGCATCTACGAAGGGATCTGGGTCGGGGAGAACTCGACGATCCCCAACACCAAGGGCTACCGCAACGACGTGATCGCCGCCATCCGCGAGCTCAACGTGCCGGTGCTGCGCTGGCCGGGTGGCTGCTTCGCCGACGAGTATCACTGGCGCGATGGCATCGGCCCGCGCGAATCCCGCCCGGCCATGATCAACACCCACTGGGGTGGCGTCGTGGAAAACAACCACTTCGGCACGCACGAGTTTCTCGATTTCTGCGAGCTGCTCGGCATCCAGCCCTACGTCTGCGTCAACGTCGGTAGCGGCAGCGTCCAGGAAGCCTCGGAATGGGTCGAGTACATGACCTCCGACGCCAACTCCCCGCTGGCCAATCTCCGCCGCAAGAATGGGCGCGACAAGCCCTGGAAGGTGCCGTTCGTCGCGGTGGGCAATGAGAACTGGGGCTGCGGCGGCAACATGACCGCGCAGTTCTACGTCGATAACTACCGCCGCTATAACACCTACGTGCGCAACTACGCCGGCAGCCGCATCCAACGCGTCGCCGGCGGCCCGAGCGACTCCGACTACAACTGGACTGAGGTGCTGATGAAGAGCGCCGCCAAGCAGATGAACGGCCTCTCGCTGCACTACTACACCCGCACCAACCCCGGTTGGCCGCCGCGCGGCTCCGCCACCGAGTTCGGCGAGAACCTCTGGTTCGGCGTCCTCAAGAACACGCTCGTCATGGACGAGCTCGTCACGAAGCACGGCGAGATCATGGACAAGTACGACCCCGAGAAGAAGGTCGGCCTGGTCGTGGACGAGTGGGGCACCTGGTACGAGAAGACACCGGGCAGCCACGAGGGCTTCCTCGAGCAGCAGAACACGATGCGCGACGCCCTCGTCGCCGCACTGAACCTGCACATCTTCCAGCGCCACGCGGACCGCGTCTCGATGGCCAACATCGCGCAGTTCATCAACGTGCTCCAGGCGATGATCCTGACCGACAAGGAGAAGATGATCGTCACCCCGACGTACCACGTCTTCGCCATGTTCAAGGCCCACCAGGGCGCCACCTCGATCCCGTTTCAGCTCACTTCGCCGAACTACACGTTTGAGGGCGCCAGCATCCCGGCGGTGAGCGCCTCCGCCTCGCGCGACGCCCAGGGCCGGATCCATGTCTCGTTCGCGAACTGCGATCCGAACAACGCCGTTGTGGTCGAGTGCAAGCTGACCGGCGTCACCGCGAAGGCCGTCAGCGGCCGCGTGCTGACCGCTGCGGCGATGAACGCGCACAACACCTTCGCGCAGCCGGACGCCGTGAAGCCGGCCGACTTCAAGGACGCCCAGCTCAACGGTGAGACGCTCCGCGTGACGCTCCCCAGCAAGTCCGTGGTGATGCTGGAGCTGTGA
- a CDS encoding glycosyl hydrolase, producing MRIPIAAALVLTPLAVASACAAPAVAPQSASAAPAAVTDRVAPKPLYRDPLYDGAADPVVIWNPAVGRWWMFYTNRRANVPGLSGVAWVHGTPIGIAESADGGLTWRPAGEAVIQLPPDVAGEQPTWWAPDVLTAPDGTHHMFLTVVPGVFEDWNHPRRLVHLTSRDLRTWSQGRVLALASDRVIDAVVHRLPDGTWRMWYNNERDGKSIYYADSPDLENWTDRGRCAGVAGRCEGPYVFQWKGRAWMIVDTWRGLGVYRSDDFEHWTGQPELLLAKPGRGADDGVNGGHAGIVVNGDRAFCFYFTHPGRAGTITPQDKNALETRRSSIQVVELFERAGVLSCDRDTPTRITLVPPAAAAPANASR from the coding sequence GTGCGAATCCCCATTGCTGCTGCCCTGGTCCTGACCCCGCTGGCCGTCGCGTCCGCTTGTGCGGCGCCCGCGGTTGCGCCGCAGTCCGCCTCCGCCGCGCCGGCGGCCGTGACCGACCGCGTCGCGCCGAAGCCGTTGTATCGGGATCCTTTGTACGATGGCGCCGCGGATCCGGTTGTCATCTGGAACCCCGCGGTCGGCCGCTGGTGGATGTTCTACACCAACCGCCGCGCCAACGTCCCCGGGCTCTCCGGCGTCGCCTGGGTGCACGGCACGCCCATCGGCATCGCCGAGTCCGCTGACGGCGGGCTCACCTGGCGCCCCGCCGGTGAAGCCGTCATCCAGCTGCCGCCCGACGTCGCGGGCGAACAGCCCACGTGGTGGGCGCCGGACGTGCTCACGGCGCCGGATGGCACGCACCACATGTTTCTCACCGTGGTGCCCGGCGTGTTCGAGGACTGGAATCATCCACGGCGGCTCGTGCACCTCACCAGCCGCGACCTGCGCACCTGGAGCCAGGGACGCGTGCTCGCGCTGGCGTCGGATCGCGTGATCGACGCGGTGGTGCACCGGCTGCCCGACGGTACGTGGCGGATGTGGTACAACAACGAGCGCGACGGGAAATCGATCTACTACGCCGACAGCCCCGACCTGGAGAACTGGACCGACCGCGGCCGCTGCGCCGGCGTGGCCGGGCGTTGCGAGGGCCCTTACGTGTTCCAGTGGAAAGGCCGCGCCTGGATGATCGTCGACACCTGGCGTGGACTCGGGGTGTACCGGTCCGACGATTTCGAGCACTGGACCGGCCAGCCCGAGCTACTCCTGGCCAAGCCGGGCCGCGGAGCCGACGACGGCGTCAACGGCGGCCATGCCGGCATCGTGGTCAATGGCGACCGCGCGTTCTGCTTCTACTTCACACACCCGGGTCGCGCCGGGACGATCACGCCGCAGGACAAGAACGCCCTGGAGACACGCCGCAGTTCGATCCAGGTCGTCGAGCTCTTCGAACGCGCGGGGGTGCTCTCCTGCGATCGCGACACGCCGACGCGCATCACGCTCGTGCCGCCGGCCGCGGCGGCTCCGGCTAACGCGTCCCGCTGA
- a CDS encoding glycosyl hydrolase 115 family protein — MRFPASLIPLLAPRVHAATGGWRCRLPAVLALGVGILLAGATSARAEPWVRSETAGADFALVARDGATATLMVSPTDAKVVNLAAADLARDIERVTGRRPAIATTPFAGASGPLVLIGTLGANPLIDLLVADRKLEATYLSGAWESFLIATVTDPFPNVPRALVIVGSDRRGTAFGVYELAEAIGVSPWHWWADVAPAHQEALYVAAGARRFGPPSVKYRGVFLNDEDWGLQPWAARTLEPEHGGIGPRTYAKLFELMLRLKANTVWPAMHACTKAFNAFPEHRQLADDYAMVMGSSHAEPMLRNNVGEWTEPGERYDYVSNAAGVRAYWEQRVRENGAFENIYTLGMRGVHDSGIQGAKTDAERIAVLERVFADQRALLAQHARGGGRAPQMFCAYKEVLGLYRQGLKVPDDVTIVWPDDNFGYVRNYASTEEQKRAGGFGVYYHLSYLGAPMAYLWLYTTPPALVWEEMTKAYAHGARTLWIANVGDLKPAEIGTEFFLQLAWDVDRWTRETEPDFLRTWAAREFGEKAAPEIAAILAEYYALNFTRKPEHLQPWLPKQSPRLSGLSVADRQARLERFDALRRRTEAVGQTVRPELRDAFFELVAYPVHGSALANERFLRGELAAIAPTPAEQEANARHAMVADAALKELTRRFNEEIAGGKWRGFMHLEPADEQWKSFRLLPWTLPAAGLTAEKPTWRSLPAGTVVVQAEASTGSRPGAAGTWEMIRGLGHDGDAVTLFPTTAPSVALAEVATKAARLDYTLELGAGQTPVTFHLIPTQPLQAGRGLRFAVALDDAAPREVVLDVRDGSGEWALGVIANEVTVTVPLEVAKAGTHVLRLYAIDAGVVIDRLSFPRS; from the coding sequence ATGCGTTTCCCTGCATCGCTGATTCCGTTGTTGGCGCCACGGGTCCACGCCGCCACCGGCGGTTGGCGGTGCCGACTCCCTGCCGTGCTCGCGCTGGGCGTGGGAATCCTTCTCGCTGGGGCAACCTCGGCGCGCGCGGAACCCTGGGTGCGGAGCGAGACGGCGGGGGCGGACTTTGCGCTGGTGGCCAGGGACGGGGCGACGGCGACGCTGATGGTTTCGCCGACCGACGCGAAGGTGGTGAACCTGGCGGCCGCGGATCTCGCGCGGGACATCGAGCGCGTGACCGGGCGGCGGCCCGCGATCGCGACGACTCCGTTCGCGGGCGCATCGGGTCCGCTGGTGCTGATCGGCACACTCGGCGCGAACCCGTTGATCGATCTGCTCGTGGCCGACCGAAAGCTCGAGGCGACGTACCTGTCCGGCGCCTGGGAGAGTTTCCTGATTGCGACAGTGACCGATCCTTTCCCCAACGTGCCCCGGGCGCTGGTGATCGTGGGCAGCGATAGGCGCGGCACGGCGTTCGGCGTGTATGAATTGGCCGAGGCGATCGGTGTGTCGCCGTGGCACTGGTGGGCGGACGTCGCGCCGGCGCATCAGGAGGCGCTGTATGTGGCGGCGGGCGCGCGCCGGTTTGGTCCGCCGTCGGTGAAGTATCGCGGCGTGTTCCTCAACGACGAGGACTGGGGCCTGCAGCCCTGGGCGGCACGGACGCTGGAGCCCGAGCATGGCGGCATTGGGCCGCGGACGTACGCGAAGCTCTTCGAGCTGATGTTGCGGCTGAAGGCCAACACCGTGTGGCCGGCGATGCACGCGTGCACCAAGGCGTTCAACGCGTTCCCCGAGCACCGGCAGTTGGCGGACGATTACGCGATGGTCATGGGCTCCTCGCACGCCGAGCCGATGCTGCGGAACAACGTCGGCGAGTGGACGGAGCCGGGCGAGCGTTATGACTACGTGAGCAATGCCGCGGGCGTGCGCGCGTACTGGGAGCAGCGGGTGCGGGAGAACGGCGCGTTTGAGAACATCTACACGCTCGGTATGCGCGGGGTGCACGACTCCGGCATCCAGGGCGCGAAGACCGATGCGGAGCGGATCGCGGTGCTCGAGCGGGTGTTCGCCGACCAGCGCGCGCTGCTCGCGCAGCATGCGCGGGGCGGGGGGCGGGCGCCGCAGATGTTCTGCGCGTACAAGGAGGTGCTCGGCCTGTACCGCCAGGGCCTGAAGGTGCCGGACGACGTGACGATCGTCTGGCCCGACGACAATTTCGGCTACGTTCGCAACTACGCCTCCACCGAGGAGCAGAAGCGCGCGGGAGGCTTTGGCGTGTATTATCATTTGTCCTACCTCGGCGCGCCGATGGCCTACCTCTGGCTGTACACGACGCCGCCCGCGCTGGTCTGGGAGGAGATGACCAAGGCGTACGCGCACGGCGCGCGCACGCTGTGGATCGCGAACGTCGGCGACCTGAAGCCGGCGGAGATCGGCACCGAGTTCTTCCTGCAACTGGCGTGGGACGTCGACCGTTGGACGCGCGAGACGGAGCCCGACTTCCTGCGCACCTGGGCGGCGCGGGAGTTTGGGGAGAAAGCGGCGCCGGAGATCGCCGCGATCCTGGCGGAATACTACGCGCTCAATTTCACGCGCAAGCCCGAGCACCTGCAGCCGTGGCTGCCGAAGCAGAGCCCGCGGCTGAGCGGGCTTTCCGTCGCGGACCGGCAGGCGCGGCTCGAGCGGTTCGACGCGCTGCGTCGGCGCACCGAGGCGGTGGGTCAGACGGTGCGGCCGGAATTGCGCGATGCGTTTTTCGAGCTGGTCGCGTACCCGGTGCACGGCAGCGCGCTGGCCAACGAACGTTTTCTGCGCGGGGAGCTGGCGGCGATCGCCCCGACGCCCGCCGAGCAGGAAGCCAACGCGCGGCACGCAATGGTAGCCGACGCCGCGCTCAAGGAGCTCACCCGCCGGTTCAACGAGGAGATCGCGGGCGGGAAGTGGCGCGGGTTCATGCATCTCGAGCCGGCGGACGAGCAGTGGAAGTCCTTCCGGCTCCTGCCGTGGACCCTGCCGGCCGCGGGCCTCACGGCCGAAAAGCCGACTTGGCGCTCGCTCCCGGCGGGCACAGTGGTGGTCCAGGCGGAAGCCTCGACCGGTTCGCGCCCGGGTGCGGCCGGCACGTGGGAGATGATTCGCGGGCTCGGTCACGACGGCGACGCCGTGACGTTGTTTCCGACGACCGCGCCGAGCGTGGCTCTGGCGGAGGTCGCGACGAAAGCGGCGCGACTGGACTACACGCTGGAGCTTGGCGCCGGCCAGACGCCCGTGACCTTTCACCTCATCCCGACGCAGCCGCTGCAGGCCGGTCGCGGACTGCGGTTCGCCGTCGCGCTCGACGACGCCGCGCCTCGCGAGGTGGTGCTCGACGTCAGGGACGGCTCCGGCGAATGGGCGCTTGGCGTGATTGCCAATGAGGTCACGGTGACCGTGCCGTTGGAGGTGGCGAAGGCGGGGACGCACGTGCTCCGGCTCTACGCGATCGACGCCGGCGTGGTCATCGACCGCCTGTCATTTCCGAGAAGCTAA